The Tenebrio molitor chromosome 3, icTenMoli1.1, whole genome shotgun sequence genome contains a region encoding:
- the LOC138125967 gene encoding calcium release-activated calcium channel protein 1-like isoform X2 has translation MSVWSTNTGGLDLGKSFKSKILDANTTQLYKRNHKCKMSQSGDDLHTSQYLSWRKLHLSRAKLKASSKTSALLSGFAMVAMVELQLNTPMTIPSTVLVVFAVITTLLVAVHMLALMISTCILPNIEAICSLDAIGLVHESPHERLHWYIETAWAFSTLLGLLLFLAEIAILCWVKFYDINETAAWSASVVLVPILFVFLAFAIHFYRSLVAHKYEMTVSGIRELERLKEQIEQGDMEHNRINGVNDLLSGVHIV, from the exons ATGTCGGTGTGGAGCACCAACACTGGGGGCCTAGATCTGGGCAAATCCTTCAAAAGCAAGATCTTGGACGCCAACACCACACAGCTCTACAAGAGGAACCACAAG TGCAAGATGTCTCAGTCAGGGGACGACCTCCACACCTCGCAGTACCTCTCCTGGAGGAAGCTGCACTTGAGCCGCGCCAAACTCAAAGCGTCCAGCAAGACCTCCGCCCTGCTGTCCGGGTTCGCGATGGTGGCCATGGTCGAGCTGCAACTCAACACGCCGATGACCATTCCCAGCACGGTTCTGGTGGTTTTCGCGGTGATCACCACTTTGCTGGTGGCCGTACACATGTTAGCCTTGATGATAAGCACTTGTATTTTGCCCAATATCGAGGCGATCTGCAGTTTGGACGCTATAGGGCTCGTGCACGAGTCGCCCCACGAGAGGCTGCACTGGTACATTGAGACTGCGTGGGCGTTCTCCACTCTGCTCGGTTTGTTGTTGTTCTTGGCCGAGATCGCCATTCTTTGTTGGGTCAAGTTTTACGACATCAACGAAACTGCAGCGTGGTCGGCTAGCGTCGTTCTCGTGCccattttgtttgtgtttctgGCTTTcgcaatacatttttataggTCGCTGGTCGCTCACAAGTACGAAATGACGGTGTCGGGGATCAGGGAGTTGGAGAGACTCAAAGAGCAGATCGAGCAGGGGGACATGGAGCACAACAGAATCAATGGGGTGAATGATTTGCTGTCTGGCGTGCACATTGTATGA
- the LOC138125967 gene encoding calcium release-activated calcium channel protein 1-like isoform X1 → MSVWSTNTGGLDLGKSFKSKILDANTTQLYKRNHKVHSQTVWTGLTLLFQCKMSQSGDDLHTSQYLSWRKLHLSRAKLKASSKTSALLSGFAMVAMVELQLNTPMTIPSTVLVVFAVITTLLVAVHMLALMISTCILPNIEAICSLDAIGLVHESPHERLHWYIETAWAFSTLLGLLLFLAEIAILCWVKFYDINETAAWSASVVLVPILFVFLAFAIHFYRSLVAHKYEMTVSGIRELERLKEQIEQGDMEHNRINGVNDLLSGVHIV, encoded by the coding sequence ATGTCGGTGTGGAGCACCAACACTGGGGGCCTAGATCTGGGCAAATCCTTCAAAAGCAAGATCTTGGACGCCAACACCACACAGCTCTACAAGAGGAACCACAAGGTACATTCGCAGACTGTCTGGACTGGTTTGACCCTTCTGTTCCAGTGCAAGATGTCTCAGTCAGGGGACGACCTCCACACCTCGCAGTACCTCTCCTGGAGGAAGCTGCACTTGAGCCGCGCCAAACTCAAAGCGTCCAGCAAGACCTCCGCCCTGCTGTCCGGGTTCGCGATGGTGGCCATGGTCGAGCTGCAACTCAACACGCCGATGACCATTCCCAGCACGGTTCTGGTGGTTTTCGCGGTGATCACCACTTTGCTGGTGGCCGTACACATGTTAGCCTTGATGATAAGCACTTGTATTTTGCCCAATATCGAGGCGATCTGCAGTTTGGACGCTATAGGGCTCGTGCACGAGTCGCCCCACGAGAGGCTGCACTGGTACATTGAGACTGCGTGGGCGTTCTCCACTCTGCTCGGTTTGTTGTTGTTCTTGGCCGAGATCGCCATTCTTTGTTGGGTCAAGTTTTACGACATCAACGAAACTGCAGCGTGGTCGGCTAGCGTCGTTCTCGTGCccattttgtttgtgtttctgGCTTTcgcaatacatttttataggTCGCTGGTCGCTCACAAGTACGAAATGACGGTGTCGGGGATCAGGGAGTTGGAGAGACTCAAAGAGCAGATCGAGCAGGGGGACATGGAGCACAACAGAATCAATGGGGTGAATGATTTGCTGTCTGGCGTGCACATTGTATGA